In Phaseolus vulgaris cultivar G19833 chromosome 3, P. vulgaris v2.0, whole genome shotgun sequence, the sequence aaagaaaatatacgCATACATATAtcacaacatattttttttcagtaatataaataatactGATAAAGTAAAAGTTTAATAACGATGTAGAATAATTTTACTCGAATATTCCATCacaaataatttattgatatatttatatttaacttttaatatGAAAATCAACAAACTTATATGATTACATGTAAATGTATACTTTATTCTTCTGATTTTTAAGAAATTGTATgcaacatgttgttttgtttatttagaaaaggaTAATGTAAGGAAAAAAATGGaagaatataattttgtaatacaGTATTGTATTGGCCTGGTCCTTCTCTGCGTTGGCATCACAGCCTTGTTTCTTATGTACAAATAGGAGGAGGAGGTCTGAAACTTAGGCACCTAGGCGTCAATAGCAAAACACAAAAAATGGGGATTGTGGAAGAAGCTCACAACGTGAAGGTTTTGGGATCCGGCACGCGCTACATAGTTCTGGCTCACGGCTTTGGCACAGACCAATCCGTGTGGAAACACCTCGTACCTCATCTCCTCGACGACTTTCGTGTCGTGCTCTACGACAACATGGGAGCCGGCACCACCAACCCCGATTACTTCGATTTCGACCGCTATTCCACCTTGGAAGGCTATGCCTTCGACCTGCTTGCTATCTTAGAAGAGCTTTGTGTTCATTCATGCATCTTTCTTGGTCACTCTGTCTCCGCTATGATCGGTACTCTCGCTTCTATTTCTCGCCCAGATCTATTCGCCAAAATCATCATGCTCTCCGCTAACCCTAGGTAACACAACCATTACTTTCATCTTCTTCCAGCTTAATATATATGATTCACTCATCATCTCTATTTGACTTCGTCCATAACTGCACTGCTATGTTCCAATTAAAGCCTCTTatgttattcatttttatttttattattattaccacTATACCTCACTGTAATTTACTATTGAATCTTTCttgtttattcatttttaattaatactcTCGAGATACTTGTTCAAAGGAATCTACCTTTATTTTGAGGTTAATGTTGAGAAACATATAATATAAgtttactttcttttattagtAACCAATCTAAAGTTTTAAATGACTTTTTTAAGTGGATCTATATCGTATATTACTTTCAGCATTTTAATTTGTCAACAAAAATATTCATCTTTTGAGAAAACAAAGAAAACCTTAAAGTATCTTTTCTGACAATATTTTCAGTAATGAACATCTCGCATAATTAATAGCATTCATCAATATAGTTTGAATAACcaataattttcataaaaaatactcTTTATCTTATAAGGCAAATAACAAGACAAAGTTAGTCAAAGAGTAATCTATATTTTCAATGaagttttttttgtataaaaaattattattattattattattattgaattgGTTAATAACGTTGAATGTGGAATGCAAGGTATGTAAACGACATGGAGTATTTCGGAGGGTTTGAGCAGGAAGATCTGGACCAACTATTCAACGCTATGGCGGCGAATTACAAGGCATGGTGCTCAGGGTTCGCTCCAATGGCCGTTGGAGGGGACATGGACTCCGTGGTGGTGCAGGAGTTCAGCCGAACCTTGTTCAATATGCGCCCAGACATTGCGTTCAGCGTGTTGCAGACCATTTTCCAAAGCGACATGCGGCAAATTCTCAACCTCGTCACAGTCCCTTGCCACATCATCCAAAGCAAGAAGGACTTAGCGGTTCCCATCGTGGTCGCTGAGTACCTCCACCAACGCATTGGCGGCGACTCCGTCGTTGAAGTCCTGTCGACGGAGGGCCACCTACCGCAACTGAGTTCGCCCGATATCGTTATTCCCGTGATACTAAAACACATTGGCCTCGACATTGCAACGAAGCAAGTTTGTTTAagtgtaaattaatttttaatcataagaacttgtattatttttaatgtaatgTCTGAAAGAAGTTCTATATCATTCAAAATTTGAGgtgaataataatttatatatatttttcgcTTATATCTACAGACTTATGAAACTTGAAAAGCAGAAAATAGCTGGTTACACTATCACAGTATCTAAAAAGGGTTGAATATGGAAGAGTGTTTATTTAAAAGTTGATCTAGGGCTATTGATGATTGGTGGGGTGATGTGGTGTGCGGAGTCCATTATTGGGGTtctgagaaaaataaaattaggagTGTGTCCCTTTCGAAAAGACGAAGGGATATGGGGATGGGGGCTCGTGGTTCATGTGATTTGATGAGATTAATTGATGTTAGTTGAAGTGTGGTGGTAGGTGATGGAATTGATGAGTAGTGGGAGTGTATTTAATAATGCTTATTCAGTGGTGCACCATTGGGATGACTAGGTCACAATGGAGTCTAGCTAAAATCAAACCTCATCCGGATCAATCTCTCATCTCCTCTCTATTAATTACTCCTTTCTCTCTCATAATAT encodes:
- the LOC137808247 gene encoding probable esterase KAI2, whose protein sequence is MGIVEEAHNVKVLGSGTRYIVLAHGFGTDQSVWKHLVPHLLDDFRVVLYDNMGAGTTNPDYFDFDRYSTLEGYAFDLLAILEELCVHSCIFLGHSVSAMIGTLASISRPDLFAKIIMLSANPRYVNDMEYFGGFEQEDLDQLFNAMAANYKAWCSGFAPMAVGGDMDSVVVQEFSRTLFNMRPDIAFSVLQTIFQSDMRQILNLVTVPCHIIQSKKDLAVPIVVAEYLHQRIGGDSVVEVLSTEGHLPQLSSPDIVIPVILKHIGLDIATKQVCLSVN